Within Ischnura elegans chromosome 6, ioIscEleg1.1, whole genome shotgun sequence, the genomic segment AGCGACAAAGTGGTCgtgctcaaatacaaaaaaaaataaccgaCTCTATTTATTCTTTAGATTCTAAACGAATACATAGGCTAAATTTTTCTGTTATATCTGGAAAAGTTGTCCGGTAAGCCTCGAGTTAATTGCCTCCAACGCCATCGCCCTATTTGATATCTTCACTGCACAAAAggtcaacaatcgcccaccaaataaAATCTGGttatctagtactactagggctaatagatgagcgaatttgattcggtgggcgattgttgagcgtttgtgcagtggaggtacgGTGTTGGTATCCACATTCTCGTTAGTAAAGACACCTTCTtacattgctatttttttctattgaatgaatttaattcactAATCAAGTCACACATAcactttacaaaaaaaaaacagaaaaagcaaTATTTTGAGGGGctatatttttagtagcaagctTTTTCAACAAACAATCTTATGGGAAATTAAGGTCCGACATTATCATATTAGCTGGTACcttacttttttctgtttttctcacGATAATTCCTTTAAGATAGTCCACTATTTCTCTGTATTACAATATGATGTAACAAATTGCTCAATGTAACAGGAATTTTTCACGCTAATAATACATATATGAAATTAATCCCTCCACATATTGCACGAGTAATCCAAACTGCCATTGTGCGGGTGTCGATCTCATCCATTTGTGAGGAATCCTGGAAATTTCCATAGAATATGAATGAAAGCACCGTTGGATGTTAAATAGCTAGGGATAAGAGCtctaaaagattaaaaattgatgaaagacatttattctcacaaaataaattataaatacagaGGAAAACAAAGGAGCACATcgcaattatttttaacaaaatggtGTCTCCATTGAGAGGgatttgcaaaaatataaatcagGTACGGAATATTTTTAGTAGTGGTGTCCGCCGTGGTGAGCGTAGGCGTAGAGGTTTCCGTTAGCATGGGATGACGCATGTCCTCCGTGGCCACCGCCATATCCTCCAGCGAATGCACCTCCGTATCCTCCGTGGTGTGGGGCCACGTGGTAATGCTGAGGGTGCACGGCCTTGCCCTGTcgcttgacgacggcgttgaatccgttgtgcttgtcagcggtgtactcgaccaccctgactgTGCCGTcagcttcgtggaggctgtaagCACCCTTGACTACATctccgtccctcgtctcccactggttCTTCTGATCACCGGTCTTGTGGTCGCTCACGCcatagtcgaagttgtacttagGATGAGCCTGGAATTCAACGCATCATTTTCAAACtttgaagagaaattaaaaaatttttgagcttaatatcTGCCTGTTTAACCAACACGTACTATTTTCGTCGTTACGAGAGTCTGCTATTtgagacatttatttttttgcttaagtTGATGAAGCCTTGACATTTTATGTACTTTTCAGTGGGAGAATtgtaaaatttctcatttttccacATATTCGTCTGAACTAAAATTATCGCTAGACTGCATATCATGcccaatttcaataaattggGAACAGGAAGTCGAAATAACtcgacaataattttaattttattattttaaagagtcACTGTTACAGGTTATTCTTCTTGTAGGTTTCCTTTAAACTTTATTGGAAATAGCTTTTTTCATGTTCGAATCTAACATAATGTAATtgtaaaattccaaatttttctccATCACTTATCCTATGCTATATTCAATTCACTTATACTGAAAAAAGAGATTTTCAATCTAAGAGTTAAATCACTTGCCAGTATATCGATGTATCTCGGGTTCAAATCAAAATCTAGTAATCTAAATCAAAGTcaagaacccccccccccccccaatctaaATCTTTAAAATTCGTTTTGGCTATGGAAGAGGACTGGATTTCCACGTGTGATATTCATATATCCGCTCAGCTTCGTATAAGTGCATTTATTTCGTCACATAACGAATCCAACTTAAAGACTCAATCACTGATCGAGCGTGTGGAAGTAACACTTACGTAGTAGTCGACATGATGGCCTTCACCACCATAGTGGCCAGGGACTGCAGCAGCACAAGCCACGGCGGCGAACAATACGGCTATctataaatcaaataaaagaTCAGGCGACAACTACCTATTACCAAATTGCCAATTCTTGCAAAGTTTTCTCCTGCAGTTATAATTTTGACAGTTGGTACCTCTCCATATAGTGAGCAGTGTCCGctcaaaagatttttaaatttatactcaTGCAATATTGagcagtttttgaaaatatttatttaaaaaacatgttaACTTAAAAGCGCATAAGTATAGATGcttacaaattaaaattgaatgaacgCTTATTTAAAATCACTAGTCCTACCTGGGTGATATGCATTTCAGTATAGTTGATGTTGTTCCTGCGAGGAGAAGAGAGATGATTGATACTTCAAATGGCCAACTCGTCATATTTATATCTCTATTCAAAGGAAAGTGGGTGTGCTTTCATTAATGGTGGGGAGTTCGAGGTTTGAGAGTAAGTTTCGAAGTCCTATGCGAAATTTAATGGATGGATCCCTCCCGTTACGACAGTGGAAAGTTAGCGTTTGGCACTTACCCCTCATTTTCTGCTTTGGGCGTATCCATTCTTGtgctgaatgattttttctctgattgaacgaggaaaaaaaatgccAACCTTTATCTCCAagtttttaatgtttcatttgaTTAGTATTGCCCTGTTTACTGTTTATTCGAGATAGTATCAACAGCTAAGACAGTTATATTTTCCTAACTAGGTGGattacaattacttttaataTCAATGATGCTTAAATTTCATGCGTATAACGAAAAATTACCTAAAAATGctaaataatgtcaaaaaatgcTCGTTTTACGGCAGTCTCTAGGCCTTTAAATGCATGGCTTTTCAATAGATTGCATTTTTACTGCAAGTATAATCGCGTATTTAAATGTACTTTAACTAATACGTTTTTTTTTTGATGCATgaatttctattgaaaatattaGTGAGCCATTAACTTCTGTAAAATACCGTTATTACATctaaataagtcaaagcgaagtattatttattattattttgtgttagtataacttttttatgtttgtctcagaataaagaaattatatcatttttactTCGTACTCAAAATTATCTTCTTTGGGTGATAACAGCTATCAGGCTCTTCTGTCCTCAATGTAAAAGGACATAGGTCGGATAAATAATGCCTATTGAAACAATATTCAACAGTTGACGTTGATTCATTTGCGGGATATCTACATGACGCTCAATGACCAGAAGTGATAACGGAAGGGAAAAAACTAACGATGTCTTCCGCTTGACTGAAACGAAAACGATGAGTAGTGAATGAAGCACGAAGAAGTATCCATGAATGTGCtgaatgattttttccaattgaataaggaaaaaaattgccaaattttatcTCCAAGATTTTAAATGTTTCTTGTGACTGGTATTGCCCTGTTTCCTATTTATTCGAGATATTATGAAAAGCTTGGACagttattattttccaaattaccTGGGTTACTCttagttttaatttcaatgatatttacGATATATTCTATGTGTATAAACGACAAATTACCTAAAACCGCTAAAGAATGTCAAAAAACGCTCGTCTCAATAAGTGTACTTACAATTGGGACAGTGAAATATGAAGAGTACCACggataataatttttacaagttaGCCTTCCACATGCAACTTCCAAAAGCAgaagtttatctttcataaaTCATAGCAAGAATCACGCGGGAGTTCAAAGAAAAAACCTGCATAAGAACCGCCATTAATTCCTCCAAGTTTATTCCTCAGCAagttaaaattacaattaaatttccAGTACAAATCCAGTTTCATAGGGCTTTTATTGACCAGCTTTATATTGTACAGGCCTTTCATCTTCAACGAGCGTTCTTTGTCCTGACTCCGAGGTACATGTTAATGTTATGTTTACAGGTATGAAATATGAATATCGTTGATAATAATTACATCTAAACGTAATTCACTGCATTAGAAAAAGTAGTTGCCTTAGTTTTTGATGATTCCCCTTgattaaacaagaaaaaaatccgtGCTTGTCacatgaaaaatagcaaaaacttGGGGATAAaggttttattttcatcatttagcCAGATAATATTACAACCAATAAAAGATTGGAAACGCCCACGGAAGAAAACGAGATATAAGTGCCAAATACTGACTTTCCACTGTCGCAACTAGAGCGATTCATGCATTAAATTTCGCAGAGAACTTCGAAACTCCCCACCATTGATTGGAAGCACACCCGCATTCCTTTCGATAGAGGTATAAATAAGAGTGGTGGGCCTTTTGAAGTATCAATCATCTCACTTCCCTTCACAGGAACAACACCGACAATTCCGAAATGCATATCACCCAGGTAAGATTAGTGCTTAAAAATTCAAGAACATTCAAAGTTCAGAAGAAAGCATCTGAGCTAGTTAAGGGTttaattcctaaaattttatcattattcaaaattaacTCGATTTGTATGagttgaaattttacattttattcagcGCTGGCTGATAATTGATTGGAGAGATAACAACAACGAAAACTTGAATAGCAGGAAGAAACATTGTCTTAATTTTTACGCACTAGAATTTAtaaattctttcattaaattATAGACCGCCGTTTTGTTTGCCGCCATGGCTTGCGCTGCAGCAATTCCTGGCCACTATGGAGGAGAAGGTCACCATGTCGACTACTACGTAAGTATCATTTCCACTTACTCGCTGCTAAGTGATTGAGTACGTAAGTTGGCATAAATAGGTGAGGGCAAAACTCACCTCACCATAACCTAAACGGATGTATGCATATCACATGTAAAAGGCCAGTCCTTTCCCTAGGTAATTACAGATTTTGAAGATTTCTGTCCATTATATTCACCCAGAATATAAACCTGGGACCCTTCAATACGGTCACAAGCAATCTAACAAATATGCTGCTAATCTCTTTTCAGTGCCACTGAAATGGCTTAAGTATGGGATGCTTGGTGGGAATAACGTaggcttaaattaaaaaataagaaacttaTTGCTCAGCCCACCAAACTT encodes:
- the LOC124160322 gene encoding cuticle protein 7-like, yielding MHITQIAVLFAAVACAAAVPGHYGGEGHHVDYYAHPKYNFDYGVSDHKTGDQKNQWETRDGDVVKGAYSLHEADGTVRVVEYTADKHNGFNAVVKRQGKAVHPQHYHVAPHHGGYGGAFAGGYGGGHGGHASSHANGNLYAYAHHGGHHY